Proteins from one Microbacterium sp. Root553 genomic window:
- the lpdA gene encoding dihydrolipoyl dehydrogenase yields MTTHTFDIVVLGGGSGGYAAALRASELGKSVALIEKDKVGGTCLHRGCIPTKALLHAAEVAEHVRDAAHVGISATLDGIDPAGVRAYREGIVAKKYKGLEGLVKARGITTVAGAGRVNADRSVSVGDDVYVGTDVILATGSYSRTLPGLEIGGRILTSEQALSLDVIPERVLVLGGGVIGVEFASVWRSFGTEVTIIEALPHLVPNEDIAMSKGLERAFRRRGIQYSLGVRYQSAVQDDTSVTVTLEDGKTFTADYLLVAVGRGPVTADLGFEEAGVSLDRGFVTVDQDLRTGVPGVWAVGDITPGLQLAHRGFQQGIAVAERIAGLSPVNVPDVQIPKVTYSSPEVASVGITEDAAVAAHGADAVIAYEYNLAGNGKSEIIGTGGLVKVVRLKDGPVVGVHLLGDRVGELITEGQLAVAWEAHPEDIAPLIHAHPTQSEALGEAFLALAGKPLHAL; encoded by the coding sequence ATGACCACGCACACCTTCGACATCGTCGTCCTGGGCGGGGGAAGCGGCGGCTACGCCGCGGCTCTGCGCGCGAGCGAGCTGGGCAAGTCCGTCGCCCTCATCGAGAAGGACAAGGTGGGCGGCACGTGCCTGCATCGCGGCTGCATCCCCACCAAGGCACTGCTGCACGCGGCGGAGGTGGCTGAGCACGTGCGGGATGCTGCCCATGTGGGAATCTCCGCGACTCTCGACGGGATCGACCCCGCGGGCGTGCGCGCCTACCGCGAAGGGATCGTCGCGAAGAAGTACAAGGGGCTCGAGGGCCTCGTGAAGGCACGGGGCATCACCACGGTCGCCGGTGCCGGACGCGTCAACGCGGACCGGTCTGTCAGCGTCGGCGACGACGTGTACGTCGGCACCGATGTCATCCTCGCGACCGGCTCGTACAGCCGCACCCTGCCCGGTCTCGAGATCGGCGGACGCATCCTGACGAGTGAGCAGGCGCTCTCCCTCGACGTCATCCCCGAGCGCGTCCTCGTGCTCGGCGGCGGTGTCATCGGCGTCGAGTTCGCCAGCGTCTGGCGCTCATTCGGCACCGAGGTCACGATCATCGAGGCCCTCCCGCATCTCGTCCCCAATGAGGACATCGCGATGAGCAAGGGCCTGGAGCGGGCGTTCCGACGCCGCGGCATCCAATACTCGCTCGGCGTGCGGTACCAGAGCGCCGTGCAGGACGACACGTCGGTCACCGTCACGCTCGAAGACGGCAAGACCTTCACCGCGGACTACCTGCTCGTCGCCGTCGGACGCGGTCCGGTCACCGCCGATCTCGGATTCGAGGAGGCGGGGGTCTCCCTCGACCGCGGGTTCGTGACCGTCGATCAGGATCTGCGTACGGGCGTCCCCGGCGTGTGGGCCGTCGGCGACATCACGCCGGGCCTCCAGCTCGCTCACCGAGGTTTCCAGCAGGGAATCGCGGTCGCGGAGCGGATCGCCGGGCTCTCCCCCGTCAACGTCCCCGACGTGCAGATCCCGAAGGTGACCTACTCCAGCCCTGAGGTCGCCTCCGTCGGGATCACCGAGGATGCGGCCGTCGCCGCGCACGGAGCGGACGCGGTGATCGCCTACGAGTACAACCTCGCAGGAAACGGCAAGAGCGAGATCATCGGGACCGGCGGTCTCGTCAAGGTCGTCCGCCTCAAGGACGGACCCGTCGTGGGCGTCCACCTGCTCGGCGATCGCGTGGGCGAACTCATCACCGAGGGCCAGCTGGCCGTCGCGTGGGAGGCTCACCCCGAGGACATCGCCCCCCTGATCCATGCGCACCCCACCCAGAGCGAGGCACTCGGCGAAGCCTTCCTCGCTCTCGCGGGAAAGCCGCTGCACGCCCTCTGA